From Pseudomonas vanderleydeniana, the proteins below share one genomic window:
- the dgcA gene encoding dimethylglycine demethylation protein DgcA, giving the protein MAFEAMFQPIQIGKLTIRNRVLSTAHAEVYATDGGMTTDRYVKYYEEKAKGGIGLAICGGSSVVAIDSPQQWWSSVNLSTDRIIPHFQNLADAMHKHGAKIMIQITHMGRRSRWDGYHWPTLMSPSGVREPVHRATCKTIEPEEIWRVIGNYAQAARRAKEGGLDGVELSAVHQHMIDQFWSPRVNKRTDEWGGSFEGRMKFGLEVLKAVRKEVGDDFCVGMRICGDEFHPDGLSHEDMKQIAKYYDDTGMLDFIGVVGSGCDTHNTLANVIPNMSFPPEPFLHLAAGIKEVVKVPVLHAQNIKDPNQATRILEGGYVDMVGMTRAHIADPHLIAKIKMGQVDQIKQCVGANYCIDRQYQGLDVLCIQNAATSREYMGVPHIIEKSTGPKRKVVIVGAGPAGMEAARVAAERGHDVTVFEKKDSIGGQITTAAKAPQRDQIAGITRWFQLELARLKVDLRLGTAADAATILDLRPDIVVLAVGGHPNLEQNEHWGAAEGLVVSSWDVLDGKVAPGKNVLVYDTICEFTGMSVADFLADKGSQVEIVTDDIKPGVAIGGTSFPTYYRSMYPKEVIMTGDMMLEKVYREGDKLVAVLENEYTGAKEERVVDQVVVENGVRPDEALYYGLKEGSRNKGQIDVEALFAIQPQPCLSQAGDGYLLFRIGDCVAQRNTHAAIYDALRLCKDF; this is encoded by the coding sequence GCTTTCGAAGCAATGTTCCAGCCGATCCAGATCGGCAAGCTGACCATCCGCAACCGCGTGCTCAGCACCGCCCACGCCGAGGTGTACGCCACCGATGGCGGGATGACCACCGACCGTTACGTGAAGTACTACGAGGAAAAGGCCAAGGGCGGGATCGGCCTGGCGATCTGCGGTGGTTCGTCGGTGGTCGCCATCGACAGCCCGCAGCAGTGGTGGAGTTCGGTGAACCTGTCCACCGACCGTATCATTCCGCACTTCCAGAACCTGGCCGATGCCATGCACAAGCATGGCGCCAAGATCATGATCCAGATTACCCACATGGGCCGTCGCTCGCGTTGGGACGGCTACCACTGGCCGACCCTGATGTCGCCTTCGGGCGTGCGTGAACCCGTGCACCGCGCGACCTGCAAGACCATCGAGCCGGAAGAGATCTGGCGGGTGATCGGCAACTACGCGCAGGCGGCCCGCCGCGCGAAGGAAGGTGGCCTGGATGGTGTCGAACTGTCCGCCGTGCACCAGCACATGATCGACCAGTTCTGGAGCCCACGGGTCAACAAGCGTACCGACGAGTGGGGCGGCAGCTTCGAGGGCCGGATGAAGTTCGGCCTGGAAGTGCTCAAGGCCGTGCGCAAGGAAGTCGGCGACGACTTCTGCGTCGGCATGCGTATCTGCGGTGACGAGTTCCACCCGGACGGCCTGTCCCACGAGGACATGAAGCAGATCGCCAAGTACTACGACGACACCGGCATGCTCGACTTCATCGGCGTGGTCGGTTCGGGTTGCGACACCCACAACACCCTGGCCAACGTGATCCCGAACATGAGCTTCCCGCCGGAGCCGTTCCTGCACCTGGCCGCCGGCATCAAGGAAGTGGTCAAGGTTCCGGTGCTGCACGCGCAGAACATCAAGGACCCGAACCAGGCTACCCGTATCCTCGAAGGCGGCTACGTGGACATGGTCGGCATGACCCGGGCGCACATCGCCGACCCGCACCTGATCGCCAAGATCAAGATGGGCCAGGTCGACCAGATCAAGCAGTGCGTCGGTGCCAACTACTGCATCGACCGCCAGTACCAGGGCCTGGATGTGCTGTGCATCCAGAACGCCGCGACCTCCCGTGAATACATGGGCGTGCCGCACATCATCGAGAAGTCCACCGGGCCCAAGCGCAAGGTGGTGATCGTCGGTGCCGGCCCGGCCGGCATGGAAGCCGCCCGCGTGGCGGCCGAGCGTGGCCACGACGTGACCGTGTTCGAGAAGAAGGACAGCATCGGCGGGCAGATCACCACGGCAGCCAAGGCGCCGCAGCGTGACCAGATCGCCGGTATCACCCGCTGGTTCCAGCTGGAACTGGCCCGGCTGAAGGTCGACCTGCGCCTGGGCACCGCTGCCGATGCGGCGACCATTCTCGACCTGCGTCCGGACATCGTCGTGCTGGCCGTCGGCGGGCATCCGAACCTGGAGCAGAACGAACACTGGGGCGCCGCCGAAGGGCTGGTGGTCAGCAGCTGGGACGTGCTCGACGGCAAGGTCGCACCGGGCAAGAACGTGCTGGTCTACGACACCATCTGTGAATTCACCGGCATGTCGGTGGCCGACTTCCTCGCCGACAAGGGCAGCCAGGTCGAGATCGTCACCGACGACATCAAGCCGGGCGTGGCGATCGGCGGTACGTCGTTCCCGACCTACTACCGCAGCATGTACCCCAAGGAAGTGATCATGACCGGCGACATGATGCTGGAAAAGGTCTATCGCGAGGGCGACAAGCTGGTGGCCGTGCTGGAGAACGAATACACCGGCGCGAAAGAGGAGCGGGTGGTCGACCAGGTGGTGGTGGAGAACGGCGTACGGCCGGACGAAGCCCTCTACTACGGGCTCAAGGAAGGTTCGCGCAACAAGGGCCAGATCGATGTCGAGGCGCTGTTCGCGATCCAGCCGCAGCCTTGCCTGAGCCAGGCCGGCGATGGCTACCTGCTGTTCCGGATCGGCGACTGCGTGGCCCAGCGCAACACGCATGCAGCGATCTATGACGCCCTGCGCCTGTGCAAGGATTTCTGA